The region TGTTGAACTTTTGGTTTGTCGATAAGCATACACACCGATACCAAGCATAACGGCAAGGTAAACTAGGAATGTAGCTGTAATAATGAAATTATTTTCAATCATGTATATAGCCTTAGTTGTAAAATTGTTATGTATTTTTATTTTTATTTGTTATTTCTATAGCTAAGCTCAACCAAACTACGTCAATATACTGCTTTTAGATAATATTGATGTGGGTAGGCTAAAATTTAGGAGGCAGTATATACGAACAATTATGTTATTACTTAACATAAGATCAACACTGTGATAACCCGCTTATTATTTAATCTTATTCTAGTCAATTATGTCGCATGAATAGGGCAGGTAACGGAAAAAACTGCCTTATCTTCCCAGCGCAACATGGTTAGGCTATTTCCCCAAACGCAGCCAGTATCAAGTGTTGTGGCATTCTCATGACTGCAATTACCTTCTAATGCTGCCCAGTGACCAAAAATAACATGAGCGCCATCGAGATGTGAACCGGCGACTTCATACCAGGGGATATGTTGGGCATTGTCATTTTCTGCTGGCGAATGTTTGTTATGAAACTCGAGTTGGCCATTCGGGGCGCAAAAACGCATTCGAGTAAACGCATTAATAATAAAGCGAGAGCGATCAAAGCTTTGTAGTTCGTCTTGCCAATAGTCTGGATGCGAGCCATACATCTGCGCCAATAAGGTTTGGTAATCATCTGCGCGTAATTGTGCATTAATCTCTTCAGCATAAAGCCTTGCTTGGTGTTGAGTCCATTGTGGGCTAATACCAGCATGTACCATGATAATATTAAAAACGTCATGGTAAGCAAGCAGTGGCTGTTGGCGTAGCCATAATAATAACTCATCTTTATCTTCTGCGCTAAATATTGGTTGTGTCTTATCCTTAGGGTTTAGCTTAGCTAATCCTGCATCAATAGCGAGTAAATGTAAGTCATGATTCCCCAGTACTGTAATAGCCGCAGCGCCAAGATTCTTAACAAAACGCAGAGTTTCTAATGATTTTGGCCCGCGAGCGACCAGATCGCCGGTTAACCAAAGTTGATCACATTGTGGATCAAAATTCGCTTGCTGCAGCAGATCTTGGAGATCGTCGAAACAACCTTGAATATCACCAACAAAATACGTTGCCATATATCAGTTACCTTTGTGACTAAATTTAATGAAGAGGATGGATTAATGCGCTATTTATTTTAGTGTAATCGATCAGTGCAATAGATTTGGCGTGACCAGTCTAAATGGCTCGATTGTAACGACCACTAATTCACTTGCATTAAGCTGTAATTCGATCTTACCTTGAACGATACTCAATGGAGAATGGGTAATTATATCATTGCTATAGCAAAAATCTTGTAGTGAAGGGATAACATAATCATTATCTTGAAAAGGATTGTGTAATTCGCTTACTGTGCCATCGCCGTCGGTGAGTAATAACTGGATTGTGGATAAGTTAACAGGTTGGCTTAATGGGTTAGTAATGGTGATTGTATAAGTAAAGAAGTACCTGTGCTGTGTCGGCACCGATACTTCTTCGACATATTCTGTATCAATGATAAGCGTGAATGAATCCGCTATAGTGAGCATTGATACGGGCTGCCTAATCCGCTACTTGCAGTGGATTATCAACAACAAAGTTTGCTATCGTCACGTAATTTTCTAAGGTTAAGTTTTCTGGACGTAGAGAAACATTAATACCTAGCGCTTCAATATCAGCAACTGAGATCACTTTTTTCAAGCTATTACGAATGGTCTTACGACGTTGGTTAAAGGCACTTGTCACGACGTGATTAAGTACTTTTAAGCTCTTCGCTGGGAAAGGCAATACAGCATGTGGTTCTAAGCGAACAACAGCTGAGTCAACTTTTGGTGCTGGTTTAAATGCGCCTGGGCCCACTTCCAATACCGGTGTTACTCTGCAGTAGTATTGTGTCATTACTGTTAGGCGACCATAACTTTTCGTGTTGTGGCTTGCTGCTAAACGTTGTACTACTTCTTTTTGTAACATGAAGTGCATATCTTGGATATCTTCATGGAACTCAAATAAGTGGAACATTAATGGCGTTGAAATATTATAAGGCAGGTTACCAAAAATACGCATTTTCATGTCTGGTTTGATTAACTGACGGAAATCAAAACGCATTGCGTCTGCTTGGTTAATGTCTAATTTTTTAGATAATACAGGGTGCTCAGCTAATCGTTCAGCTAGATCTCTATCAAGCTCAACAACAGTCATTCTATCAACACAATCTGCTACTGGCTCGGTTAATGCTGCTAAACCTGGACCAATCTCAATTAGGTTTTGACCTTTTTGCGGGTTAATCGATGCAACAATTTGACCAATTACATAAGCGTCATGTAAGAAGTTTTGACCAAAACGTTTTTTCGCGGTGTGACCTAAGTGGACCTTGTCGTTCATGCGTTTTTCTCTACCATTTCTATTGCTTGGTTTACTGCTGTAAACATACTGCCGGCGTCGGCTGTTCCAGTTCCTGCAAGTTCAATTGCAGTACCGTGATCAACTGATGTTCGGATAAAAGGTAAGCCCAGGGTAATATTTACCGAGCTGCCAAAACCAACCGATTTTAAGACCGGTAATCCTTGGTCGTGATACATTGCTAATACAACGTCAGCATCATCAAGATACTTAGGTTGGAACAAGGTATCTGCAGGGAGGGGGCCTGTTAAATCCATACCCTCATCGCGAAGTTTCATTAACGTCGGAGAAATAATCTCAATTTCTTCACGACCTAGATGTCCATCTTCGCCTGCATGTGGATTAAGTCCACATACATAAATTTTTGGCTTTTCAATGCCAAACTTCTTTTTCATCTCGGCATTTAGAATGCGAATGATATTACTCAATCGCTCTTCTGTTATCGCTTTTGCTACATAAGCTAGTGGGATATGAGTCGTCACTAAGGCAACGCGTAATCCCGTTGTCGCAAGCAGCATTACCACATCGGCGGTTTCTGATTGTTGGGCAAAAAACTCAGTATGACCACTAAATGATACGCCGGCTTTATTAATGATACCTTTGTTAACTGGTCCTGTTACAACGGCACTAAACTCTGCTGACATATTACCTTCACAAGCAAATTGCAGGGTGTCGAGTACATAGCGGCCATTGGTTTCATCAAGTTTACCTGGTTCTGCTGCTACAGCCATTTTCATTGGAGCAATAGTCAGTGTACCGGCACGTTGTGGCTGTGCAGGCATACTTGGGTCGTAGTTGAGTAATTCAACCGTCTTTCCGAGCATTTTTGCGCGAGATAAAATGAGTTCAGGATCAGCACAAAGTACCAATTCAACTGGCCAGTCTTGTCTAATCAATTCCAGAACAAGATCAGGGCCAATGCCAGCGGGCTCACCTGGAGTAATAGCAATACGATGAGTCACATTTTCACCTGTTTACGATTCATTATTTAAAATACGAATATAAGCTTCTTGTTTCAATTCATTTAACCAAGCTTGGCTTTCTTCGGCTGCACGACGATTATACAGCAATTGCCATGCTTTTTGGCGATTTGCTTTCTCTGTCGTATCTTGTGTACGTCTATCAAGTAGTTGCACTATGTGCCAGCCATGACTAGAGCGGAATGTCGGGCTTATTTCACCTTTTTTCAAATCTTGCAATGCGAGTTTGAATGCCGGTACATAGATACTAGGATCTGCCCAACCGAGTTCGCCGCCTTTCACTGCTGAACCGGTATCATCAGAATAAGCTTTTGCTAGTTCAGCAAAGTCTGCATCGCCTGATTTAATACGCGCTAAGTAACCATTTAATAACGATTGGGCTTTTTCATCACTTAAGATCACGGATGGTTTTACTAGGATATGGCGTGCGTTGACTTCTTTTGTTAAGACTGTTTCTACACCACGCATATCGGCAACTTTAATGATGTGCAAGCCTGCGCCACTGCGAATTGGACCTATGATATCGCCTTTTTTGGCATTGGTTACAGCTTCTGCGAACAAGGTCGGCATTTCATTGATATTCATCCAGCCCCAATCACCACCATCAAGCGCTTTAGGGCCTGCTGAAACGGCTAAGGCAAGGGTTGAAAATGACTCGCCCGCATTCAGCTGAGTTTGTATATCCGCAATTTCAGCTTGTAAGCTTTCCATTGTCGCGCTATCAGCCTCGTTCGGGACTCGT is a window of Moritella sp. F3 DNA encoding:
- a CDS encoding symmetrical bis(5'-nucleosyl)-tetraphosphatase, with translation MATYFVGDIQGCFDDLQDLLQQANFDPQCDQLWLTGDLVARGPKSLETLRFVKNLGAAAITVLGNHDLHLLAIDAGLAKLNPKDKTQPIFSAEDKDELLLWLRQQPLLAYHDVFNIIMVHAGISPQWTQHQARLYAEEINAQLRADDYQTLLAQMYGSHPDYWQDELQSFDRSRFIINAFTRMRFCAPNGQLEFHNKHSPAENDNAQHIPWYEVAGSHLDGAHVIFGHWAALEGNCSHENATTLDTGCVWGNSLTMLRWEDKAVFSVTCPIHAT
- a CDS encoding ApaG domain, whose amino-acid sequence is MLTIADSFTLIIDTEYVEEVSVPTQHRYFFTYTITITNPLSQPVNLSTIQLLLTDGDGTVSELHNPFQDNDYVIPSLQDFCYSNDIITHSPLSIVQGKIELQLNASELVVVTIEPFRLVTPNLLH
- the rsmA gene encoding 16S rRNA (adenine(1518)-N(6)/adenine(1519)-N(6))-dimethyltransferase RsmA, with translation MNDKVHLGHTAKKRFGQNFLHDAYVIGQIVASINPQKGQNLIEIGPGLAALTEPVADCVDRMTVVELDRDLAERLAEHPVLSKKLDINQADAMRFDFRQLIKPDMKMRIFGNLPYNISTPLMFHLFEFHEDIQDMHFMLQKEVVQRLAASHNTKSYGRLTVMTQYYCRVTPVLEVGPGAFKPAPKVDSAVVRLEPHAVLPFPAKSLKVLNHVVTSAFNQRRKTIRNSLKKVISVADIEALGINVSLRPENLTLENYVTIANFVVDNPLQVAD
- the pdxA gene encoding 4-hydroxythreonine-4-phosphate dehydrogenase PdxA encodes the protein MTHRIAITPGEPAGIGPDLVLELIRQDWPVELVLCADPELILSRAKMLGKTVELLNYDPSMPAQPQRAGTLTIAPMKMAVAAEPGKLDETNGRYVLDTLQFACEGNMSAEFSAVVTGPVNKGIINKAGVSFSGHTEFFAQQSETADVVMLLATTGLRVALVTTHIPLAYVAKAITEERLSNIIRILNAEMKKKFGIEKPKIYVCGLNPHAGEDGHLGREEIEIISPTLMKLRDEGMDLTGPLPADTLFQPKYLDDADVVLAMYHDQGLPVLKSVGFGSSVNITLGLPFIRTSVDHGTAIELAGTGTADAGSMFTAVNQAIEMVEKNA
- the surA gene encoding peptidylprolyl isomerase SurA, which translates into the protein MLKTLISGVIVVTSWQAQAELTKLDEVIAIVNEEVILASDVNILTNSVKARAIKAGQTLPSQEVLTQQALDKLILDSLQLQMAKKMGMRISNAQLEDTLNNIAKGNKQTVEQLRQSVIADGGDFNDYKEEVRIQILTNEVQRMQMRRRITISDQDVDNLLAIINEQGQKNLQYRVNHIMLRVPNEADSATMESLQAEIADIQTQLNAGESFSTLALAVSAGPKALDGGDWGWMNINEMPTLFAEAVTNAKKGDIIGPIRSGAGLHIIKVADMRGVETVLTKEVNARHILVKPSVILSDEKAQSLLNGYLARIKSGDADFAELAKAYSDDTGSAVKGGELGWADPSIYVPAFKLALQDLKKGEISPTFRSSHGWHIVQLLDRRTQDTTEKANRQKAWQLLYNRRAAEESQAWLNELKQEAYIRILNNES